The following proteins come from a genomic window of Rattus norvegicus strain BN/NHsdMcwi chromosome 8, GRCr8, whole genome shotgun sequence:
- the Rab11a gene encoding ras-related protein Rab-11A, translating to MGTRDDEYDYLFKVVLIGDSGVGKSNLLSRFTRNEFNLESKSTIGVEFATRSIQVDGKTIKAQIWDTAGQERYRAITSAYYRGAVGALLVYDIAKHLTYENVERWLKELRDHADSNIVIMLVGNKSDLRHLRAVPTDEARAFAEKNGLSFIETSALDSTNVEAAFQTILTEIYRIVSQKQMSDRRENDMSPSNNVVPIHVPPTTENKPKVQCCQNI from the exons TTGTCCTTATTGGAGATTCTGGTGTTGGGAAGAGTAACCTCCTGTCTCGATTTACTCGGAATGAGTTTAATCTGGAAAGCAAGAGTACCATTGGAGTAGAATTTGCAACAAGAAGCATCCAGGTTGATGGGAAAACAATAAAGGCACAGATATGGGACACAGCAGGGCAGGAGCGGTACAGGGCTATAACGTCTGC ATACTATCGTGGAGCAGTAGGTGCCTTATTGGTTTATGACATTGCTAAGCATCTCACATATGAAAATGTAGAACGATGGCTGAAAGAACTGAGAGATCATGCTGATAGTAACATTGTTATCATGCTTGTGGGCAATAAGAGTGATTTACGTCATCTCAGGGCAGTTCCTACAGATGAAGCAAGAGCATTTGCAG AGAAGAATGGTTTGTCGTTCATTGAGACATCTGCTCTAGATTCTACAAATGTTGAAGCTGCTTTTCAGACAATTCTAACAG AGATATACCGCATTGTTTCTCAGAAGCAAATGTCAGACAGACGTGAAAATGACATGTCTCCAAGCAACAATGTGGTTCCTATTCATGTCCCACCCACCACTGAGAACAAGCCAAAGGTGCAGTGCTGTCAGAACATCTAA